The following DNA comes from Spirulina major PCC 6313.
GACTTCTGCCGCGAGGAAAGTTGCGGCAAATGTATTCCCTGTCGAGCGGGGACGGTGCAACTGCACAGTATGCTGACGCGCTTGTTGGCGAAACAGGCGACGGCGGCGGATTTGGAAACCATGGCCTCACTCTGCGCCATGGTCAAGGAAATGAGCCTCTGTGGTTTGGGAATGACGGCCCCGAATCCGGTACTGAGTACCTTGAACTATTTCCGCTCGGAATATGAGGAACTGTTGCAACCAATGCCCGCCCAGCCGCAAAACGCGGCAGTGACGGCATCCTAAGGCGCGATCGCAGCCTCATCTACATCAGCAATCGGAGAGTTGAACAAAATGTTTTGTGAACAATGTGAACAAACCGCCAGCGGCCAAGGCTGCCATCAATGGGGAGCCTGTGGCAAAAGCCCGGAGGTGAACGCGGTTCAGGATCTGCTGGTTTATGGCCTGCGGGGCCTGTCGGTGGTGGCGATCGCCGCCCGTGATCACAACATTGATACCACCGATGCCGATATCCTCCTCGGCGATGCCCTCTTTTCGACGATGACCAACGTCAACTTTGACCGGAAACGGTTTATCACCTTAATCCGGCAAGTGATCACCCTCCGGGAACTGCTCAAGCTGCAAGTCCAAAACCACAATGGGCGCAAGACCTTCTGGCCCGACATTTGCAACTACGAGCCGGATTGGTCAGAAAGTCTCGTGGAGCAGGGCTTGGCGAAGTCCCTCGAACGCCTCCAAAAAGTCGGGCAGAATCCGGATATTTTTGCCCTCCAACTCACCGTTTTGTATGGCGTGAAAGGGTTGGCTTCCTATGCGTTCCTAGCTTCGGAACTGGGACAACATGATCCGGCGGTTTACCACTTCTGCGAAGAGGCCCTCATTGCCTTAGATCGCACGGATTTAGACCTGATGGCCTGGGTGAACTTAGCCCTGAAGGTGGGCGAGGTGAATTTTCGGGCAATGGAACTCCTGGATGCGGGCCATACGCAAACCTACGGCCACCCAGTTCCGACCCCGGTTCCCCTCAATCCGCGCCAAGGCCAGGCGATCCTTGTGTCCGGCCATGACATTAAAATCCTGGCGGCGTTGTTGGCGCAAACCCAAGATACGGGGCTAACGGTGTACACCCACGGCGAACTGTTGCCCGCCCACGGCTACCCGAACTTAAAGGAAAAATATTCCCATTTCTACGGCCATTACGGGACGGCGTGGCAAAACCAAACCAAGGATTTTACCAAGTTTCCGGGGGCGATCGTGGTGACCACCAATTGCCTGATGCCGCCCCATGAAACCTACGATGACAAGCTGTTTTCTGTGGGGAGTGTGGGCTATCCGGGGCTGATTCATCTGGGGATGTCGGATGGGGTTCCGGATTTTAGCCCGGCGATCGCAAAATCCCTCGCCATGCCCGGCTTCACGGTCAATGATCCGCCGCGCTCGGTGCTAACCGGGTTTGCCCGCAATGCGGTGCTGTCTGTGGCCGATACGGTGGTGGATGCCGTGAAGGCGGGGAAAATTCGCCATTTCTTCCTCGTCGGGGGCTGCGATGGGGCCAAGCCCGATCGCAACTACTACACCGAATTTGTCGAAAAAGTCCCCGATGACTGTGTAGTTTTGACCCTCGCCTGTGGGAAATTCCGCTTCTTTGATCAGCAGTTGGGCACGATTGGCGACTTGCCGCGCTTGCTCGATGTGGGGCAATGTAACGATGCCTACAGTGCGATTCAAATCGCCTTGGGCTTGGCTCAGGCGTTTGACATGGGGGTGAACGATCTGCCCCTGTCGATGATTTTGTCTTGGTATGAGCAAAAGGCGATCGCTGTTCTGCTCACCCTCCTCCATTTGGGGATCAAAGACATTCGCCTAGGGCCAACCTTGCCCGCCTTCTTGACTCCGAATGTCTTTGCCCTGCTCTCCGAACGGTATAACCTCCAAGGCATTACCACCCCCGACGCAGATCTAGCCGCCTGCTTAGGGTAAACCCTAGGGGCGGATCGGGATTATCTATTCCCGATGCCCCGTTATTCTCATGGAGTTCTTGCAAATGATGTATTTCAGTTTAATCAGTCTGGGTGTAGGGTTGGCGGTCATGATCGCCGGACGGCGGCTGTGGCAAATGTGGCAGATCCACAAACTGCGGCGATCGCTCACCACCGCCAATGAATTGATCGTGTTCACCCCCGATCTCGTCGCCAACCTGCCGCCCCCAGTTCAGCGCTATTTACTCCATGCGATCGCCCCCGGCACGCCCCTCGCCAACGCCGTCCAACTCGACATGCAAGGCAGCTTCAAAACCAATATCAACAAACCCTGGTTGCCCCTCAAAGCCCGCCAATGGATGACCGCCCTTTCCGGCTTCGTCTGGCAAGCCAAAATCGGCAAACCCCAACTCCAATTCATCGGTGCAGACTCCTACTGCAACCGCCAAGGCCGCGTCCACTTTGACCTCTGGGGCGCGATTCCCCTCGTCGATCACCATAGCGACGAAATTAGCCGCTCTAGCCTCGGTCGCCTCGCCATTGAAATGGTGTGGCTCCCCTCGGCCCTCCTTCCCCATAACGGAGTTACCTGGCACGCCCTCAGTGAACACCACATCTGTGCCGAATGGACGATGGACGATGAACCGATCTGCCTTCAACTCACCATCGACAACCAAGGCCGCCTCCAGCACGCCGAACTCTCGCGCTGGAACGAACAAATCCACGGCTACAGTCGCTTCGGCTCTAGCTTTGTCAGTGAGCGCACCTTTAACGGCATCACCATTCCCACCCAAGTGGCCGCCGGTTGGAATGTTGATAGCCCGGACTACCACGAATTTTTCCGCGCCGTGGTTCACGATGCCAAATTCTCAACGACAGTCTAGCCCCCAACCCTGGGGGATGTTGCTGCTATTCCCTGTCCTAATGGGGTGATCCCTTACACCCCTATCACCCTTAAATCCCTTTGCAGGAGAGAACTATGTCAATTACGACCCTGAAAATTAATGGTCAAGATGTTGTGACCGAAAGTGGTAAAACTGTTCTGGATGCGGCCCAAGAGGCCGGGGTTGCCATTCCCACCTTGTGCCACCTTGAAGGGGTGAGCGAAGCTGCTGCTTGTCGCCTCTGTGCCGTGGAAGTGAAAGGCACACCAAAACTATTGCCCGCCTGTGTCACCCCGGTGAGTGAAGGGATGGAGGTGGAAACCAATACCCCGAAACTCCAGGACTATCGCCGCATGATTGTGGAACTCTTTTTCGCCGAAGGGAATCACGTTTGCTCGATCTGCGTGGCCAATGGGAACTGTGAGCTACAAGATGTGGCGATCGCGGTGGGGATGGATCATTCTCGCTTTAGTTACCGTTTCCCCGATCGCGGCGTGGATCTCTCCCATCCGATGTTTGGCATTGATCATAACCGCTGCATTCTCTGTACGCGCTGTGTGCGGGTGTGCGATGAAGTGGAAGGGGCCCATGTGTGGGATGTGGGCAACCGGGGCGAGGCTTGCTATATCGTGTCGGGGATGGATCAGCCCTGGGGCGAGGTGTCCGCCTGTACGGCTTGTGGTAAATGTGTGGATGCTTGCCCGACGGGGTCGATTTTCCGCAAGGGCACGACAACGGGAGAAAAGGTGGGCGATCGCGCCAAATTGGAATTTTTAGTGAACGCTCGCGAAAAACAAGAGTGGTCACGCTAAAGATGAAGGGTGTTAATCCCAATCCAGGGGACTGTATTGGATCTGAATTGTTCACCATTACCGCTTATGTCTTCACGTTCTGATCTGTCTGCTCTCTATTCATCTCCTGTGCCCTTCACGCTATCTACCCGGCACTATGGTAGTCAGCCTGAACCAGAAACCCAATTTTTGATGGCCTTGGACTTGTGCGAAGACTTTTTTGCCATATCCGCCGCCTGTACTCCCACCGATGGCATGCAACTCCGTCATGCGGTGGAACTATTGACCCCCCTTTTAGCAGGGACAGAACTTTGGTTTGTACTCATCGATCGCTACATAACCCGGATTCAACGGCTGCGATCGCAACTCCGAACCTTAAGCGGTACATCCCAACCCGGACAAACCTGTTGCATCAATCAACACTGTGCTTGTCCCCTCCATTGTGACCCCAGCGAATACGCGCAACTCCTAGAGGCGCTACTCTCAGTCTAGAGAACTTCTTCATTCCTGATTCAAATTCACGAGGACTCATTATGTCTAAAATTCGCTTTGCTACGGTTTGGCTTGCGGGCTGCTCCGGCTGTCACATGTCCTTTTTGGATATGGATGAATGGCTGATCGACCTCGCCGCCCAAGTGGATGTAGTCTATAGTCCCGTCGGGTGTGACCTCAAAGACTATCCCGACCATGTGGACGTGTGCCTCGTGGAAGGCGCGATCGCCAACGAAGAAAACCTCGAACTCCTGCGCCACGTCCGTGCCCGCACCAAAACCCTAATCTCCTTCGGTGACTGTGCCGTCACCGCCAACGTCCCCGCCATGCGCAACATGCTCGGCGGCGCAGAACCCGTCCTCAAACGCGCCTACCTCGAACTCGGCGACTCCACCCCCCAACTCCCCCACGAACCCGGCATCGTCCCCGAACTCCTCGACCAAGTACGCCCCATCCATGAATGGGTTCCCGTCGATATCTTCATGCCCGGTTGCCCCCCCAGCGCCGATCGGATTCGCGCCACCCTCGAACCCCTCCTACGCGGCGAAATGCCCGTCATGGAAGGGCGAGACATGATTAAATTTGGGTAATTGGCCCAGTACCCCATTTCCAGCATTCAGTTTCTTCATTGGTTAATTTGACTTCATGACACTTTTTGAGCTCGTCACCGAGACAATTCAAACAGATGATTGGTCGTTTCATATTCTGGAATCCGAAGCGACAATCATGATCGAAATAACCTTGGAATCTGGGCAG
Coding sequences within:
- the hcp gene encoding hydroxylamine reductase; translated protein: MFCEQCEQTASGQGCHQWGACGKSPEVNAVQDLLVYGLRGLSVVAIAARDHNIDTTDADILLGDALFSTMTNVNFDRKRFITLIRQVITLRELLKLQVQNHNGRKTFWPDICNYEPDWSESLVEQGLAKSLERLQKVGQNPDIFALQLTVLYGVKGLASYAFLASELGQHDPAVYHFCEEALIALDRTDLDLMAWVNLALKVGEVNFRAMELLDAGHTQTYGHPVPTPVPLNPRQGQAILVSGHDIKILAALLAQTQDTGLTVYTHGELLPAHGYPNLKEKYSHFYGHYGTAWQNQTKDFTKFPGAIVVTTNCLMPPHETYDDKLFSVGSVGYPGLIHLGMSDGVPDFSPAIAKSLAMPGFTVNDPPRSVLTGFARNAVLSVADTVVDAVKAGKIRHFFLVGGCDGAKPDRNYYTEFVEKVPDDCVVLTLACGKFRFFDQQLGTIGDLPRLLDVGQCNDAYSAIQIALGLAQAFDMGVNDLPLSMILSWYEQKAIAVLLTLLHLGIKDIRLGPTLPAFLTPNVFALLSERYNLQGITTPDADLAACLG
- a CDS encoding DUF6920 family protein, which gives rise to MMYFSLISLGVGLAVMIAGRRLWQMWQIHKLRRSLTTANELIVFTPDLVANLPPPVQRYLLHAIAPGTPLANAVQLDMQGSFKTNINKPWLPLKARQWMTALSGFVWQAKIGKPQLQFIGADSYCNRQGRVHFDLWGAIPLVDHHSDEISRSSLGRLAIEMVWLPSALLPHNGVTWHALSEHHICAEWTMDDEPICLQLTIDNQGRLQHAELSRWNEQIHGYSRFGSSFVSERTFNGITIPTQVAAGWNVDSPDYHEFFRAVVHDAKFSTTV
- the hoxU gene encoding bidirectional hydrogenase complex protein HoxU, translated to MSITTLKINGQDVVTESGKTVLDAAQEAGVAIPTLCHLEGVSEAAACRLCAVEVKGTPKLLPACVTPVSEGMEVETNTPKLQDYRRMIVELFFAEGNHVCSICVANGNCELQDVAIAVGMDHSRFSYRFPDRGVDLSHPMFGIDHNRCILCTRCVRVCDEVEGAHVWDVGNRGEACYIVSGMDQPWGEVSACTACGKCVDACPTGSIFRKGTTTGEKVGDRAKLEFLVNAREKQEWSR
- a CDS encoding oxidoreductase, translating into MSKIRFATVWLAGCSGCHMSFLDMDEWLIDLAAQVDVVYSPVGCDLKDYPDHVDVCLVEGAIANEENLELLRHVRARTKTLISFGDCAVTANVPAMRNMLGGAEPVLKRAYLELGDSTPQLPHEPGIVPELLDQVRPIHEWVPVDIFMPGCPPSADRIRATLEPLLRGEMPVMEGRDMIKFG